Proteins from a genomic interval of Candidatus Methylomirabilota bacterium:
- a CDS encoding threonine synthase, whose translation MTARSYATALRCIDCDAAYDLGYRLECAACHGLLELQYDWEALRAAGPAVFEGHGLWRYAPVLPIADPAHRVSLGEGASPLLDCPALGRALGVRRLQVKFEGSNPTGTVKDRSSPTAVAAALQFGFRATSVVSSGNAGSSVAAYSARAGLRSLIFAYERTSAPKLLHMAAAATDLVLYQGVYDDLITLWDRLVEERLFCDCGASRNAYKHEGKKTLAYEIAEQSGWRVPDVVVAPTAVGETFIATHRGFVEMERLGWIPRRPLMVAAQATRANAIARAWREKRPLEALKIGYTVAEGLAAGNPGRKGDWVLRILNETGGVAGDAEDEEILETQRLLARTEGIWAGPTGVAALAVLRRLLRDRAVDAGGTICVIVSETGLKTEAHAPERRATAFDEASLRRLVRELLGGPAR comes from the coding sequence ATGACCGCCCGCTCGTACGCGACGGCACTCCGCTGCATCGACTGCGACGCCGCGTACGATCTCGGCTATCGCCTCGAGTGCGCGGCGTGCCACGGCCTCCTCGAGCTGCAGTACGACTGGGAGGCCCTCCGCGCGGCCGGCCCCGCGGTCTTCGAGGGCCACGGGCTCTGGCGCTACGCCCCGGTCCTGCCCATCGCGGATCCGGCGCACCGGGTGTCCCTGGGCGAAGGCGCGAGCCCGCTGCTCGATTGCCCCGCGCTGGGCCGAGCGCTCGGGGTGCGACGTCTGCAGGTGAAGTTCGAAGGCAGCAATCCCACCGGCACCGTGAAGGACCGCTCCTCTCCGACCGCGGTGGCCGCGGCGCTGCAGTTCGGCTTCCGCGCCACCTCGGTGGTCAGCTCCGGCAACGCGGGCTCGTCGGTCGCCGCCTACTCGGCGCGCGCCGGGCTGCGCTCGCTGATCTTCGCCTACGAGCGCACCTCGGCCCCCAAGCTCCTGCACATGGCCGCCGCCGCGACCGACCTGGTCCTCTACCAGGGCGTCTACGACGACCTGATCACGCTGTGGGACCGATTGGTCGAGGAGCGCCTCTTCTGCGACTGCGGCGCCTCCCGCAACGCCTACAAGCACGAGGGCAAGAAGACGCTCGCCTACGAGATCGCCGAGCAGTCGGGCTGGCGGGTGCCCGACGTGGTGGTGGCCCCCACCGCGGTCGGCGAGACCTTCATTGCCACCCATCGGGGCTTCGTCGAGATGGAGCGCCTCGGCTGGATCCCGCGGCGGCCGCTCATGGTCGCGGCCCAGGCCACCCGCGCCAACGCCATCGCGCGCGCGTGGCGGGAGAAGCGCCCCCTCGAGGCCCTGAAGATCGGCTACACGGTGGCGGAGGGGCTTGCCGCCGGCAATCCGGGCCGCAAGGGTGACTGGGTCCTGCGCATCCTGAACGAGACCGGCGGGGTCGCCGGCGACGCCGAGGACGAGGAGATCCTCGAGACCCAGCGCCTGCTCGCGAGAACGGAGGGCATCTGGGCGGGGCCGACCGGTGTGGCCGCGCTGGCGGTCCTGCGCCGGCTCCTCAGAGACCGCGCGGTCGATGCCGGCGGCACCATCTGCGTCATCGTGAGCGAGACCGGCCTGAAGACCGAGGCGCATGCGCCGGAGCGACGGGCCACCGCCTTCGACGAGGCCTCGCTGCGCCGGCTGGTCCGCGAGCTACTGGGCGGTCCGGCGCGCTGA